One window of the Felis catus isolate Fca126 chromosome E3, F.catus_Fca126_mat1.0, whole genome shotgun sequence genome contains the following:
- the LOC102900118 gene encoding glycine-rich cell wall structural protein-like isoform X27 gives MGTWAFPVALFLLCLTSESLQGGLPPLSPGLGKGYGPPSGLGAGFGNGNGLGAQPGIGGGVKPQKPGFGNGNGLAAGAFPGAVAQPAQHSYGAPGGGWVAGMPSPATSFSPGFGGGVKPQKPAYGNGLVAGAFPGLGAQPGPAAQGPGVGGGVKPQKPGFGNGNGMGVGAQPGFGNGNGPGGGAFPGAGVQPGPATQNGYGPGFGGGVAPQKPGFGNGNGLAAQPGPATQNGYGAGFGGGRKPQKPGYGNGIGVGAQPGPCNGRVPPLLLPRPPTSGVPSDKGGGWGPKSQPPPPVQNGKFPAPTPAIQWGMKPQKAGYQPPNGYGAGTELGFGGGLKPQKVGFGYGNGLGAGVFPEAHLQPEFPGANGFRNGFGEEAPVYPKAAAPGPEGNGQAGTLRGSSWLSVQPWVLALKPGYGAGGAYPGVRSQPGTYGQLRPELGPGPFGSPEVKRGGSGLLGNGYGGHCSLGKC, from the exons ATGGGCACCTGGGCCTTCCCCGTGGCGCTTTTCCTGCTCTGCCTGACTTCTGAAAGCCTGCAAGGCG GGCTACCTCCATTGTCTCCAGGCCTAGGGAAAG GCTACGGCCCCCCCAGTGGCCTGGGAGCAG GATTTGGGAACGGGAATGGCCTGGGAGCCCAGCCAG GCATTGGAGGGGGTGTGAAACCCCAGAAGCCAG GGTTTGGGAACGGAAATGGGCTAGCAGCAGGGGCCTTCCCAGGTGCGGTGGCCCAGCCAG CTCAGCACAGCTATGGAGCCCCAGGAGGAGGCTGGGTCGCTGGGATGCCCTCACCTGCCACATCTTTCTCCCCAGGTTTTGGAGGTGGTGTGAAACCCCAGAAGCCAG CATATGGAAATGGCCTGGTTGCTGGTGCCTTCCCGGGGCTTGGAGCCCAGCCAG GCCCTGCGGCTCAGGGACCAG GAGTTGGAGGGGGCGTGAAACCACAAAAGCCAG GATTTGGCAATGGGAATGGGATGGGAGTTGGAGCCCAGCCAG GATTCGGGAACGGGAATGGGCCGGGAGGCGGCGCCTTCCCAGGAGCAGGAGTGCAACCAG GCCCTGCAACTCAAAATGGCTATGGACCAG GCTTTGGAGGGGGTGTGGCGCCCCAGAAGCCGG GATTCGGGAACGGCAACGGGCTGGCAGCCCAGCCAG GCCCAGCGACCCAGAACGGATATGGAGCAG GCTTTGGTGGGGGCAGGAAGCCTCAGAAGCCAG GATATGGCAATGGAATTGGGGTGGGGGCCCAGCCAG GTCCCTGCAATGGGAGGGTCCCTCCACTGCTGCTCCCCAGGCCTCCCACTTCGGGGGTCCCTTCTGACAAAGGGGGCGGCTGGGGCCCCAAatctcagccccctcccccagtgcaGAATGGCAAGTTCCCAG CCCCGACTCCGGCCATCCAGTGGGGAATGAAACCTCAGAAAGCAG GATACCAGCCCCCGAACGGCTATGGAGCAGGAACAGAACTGG GCTTTGGTGGTGGCCTCAAGCCTCAGAAAGTCG GGTTCGGCTACGGGAATGGTCTGGGAGCTGGGGTCTTCCCTGAGGCCCACCTGCAGCCAG agTTCCCTGGGGCCAATGGCTTTAGGAATG GGTTCGGGGAAGAAGCGCCAGTCTACCCCAAGGCAGCAGCTCCGGGACCTGAAGGAAATG GTCAGGCTGGGACCCTAAGGGGCTCTTCTTGGCTCTCCGTCCAGCCCTGGGTGCTTGCCCTGAAGCCTGGATATGGGGCTGGAGGCGCATATCCAGGGGTCAGGAGCCAGCCAG GCACATATGGACAGCTGAGGCCAGAGCTGGGCCCTGGACCCTTCG GCAGCCCTGAGGTGAAGAGAGGTGGCAGTGGCCTGCTGGGAAATGGCTACGGAG gccACTGTTCTCTTGGAAAATGCTGA
- the LOC102900118 gene encoding glycine-rich cell wall structural protein-like isoform X15, protein MGTWAFPVALFLLCLTSESLQGGLPPLSPGLGKGYGPPSGLGAGFGNGNGLGAQPGIGGGVKPQKPGFGGGVKPQKPAYGNGLVAGAFPGLGAQPGPAAQGPGVGGGVKPQKPGFGNGNGMGVGAQPGFGNGNGPGGGAFPGAGVQPGPATQNGYGPGFGGGVAPQKPGFGNGNGLAAQPGPATQNGYGAGFGGGRKPQKPGFRNGNGLGGQPGPVVPISYGPGVGEGGKPQKPVYRNGLGAGVFPGLGRGMSPLKLGYAPGPGLQLPAALGGGVKPQKPGYGNGIGVGAQPGPCNGRVPPLLLPRPPTSGVPSDKGGGWGPKSQPPPPVQNGKFPAPTPAIQWGMKPQKAGYQPPNGYGAGTELGFGGGLKPQKVGFGYGNGLGAGVFPEAHLQPEFPGANGFRNGFGEEAPVYPKAAAPGPEGNGQAGTLRGSSWLSVQPWVLALKPGYGAGGAYPGVRSQPGTYGQLRPELGPGPFGSPEVKRGGSGLLGNGYGGHCSLGKC, encoded by the exons ATGGGCACCTGGGCCTTCCCCGTGGCGCTTTTCCTGCTCTGCCTGACTTCTGAAAGCCTGCAAGGCG GGCTACCTCCATTGTCTCCAGGCCTAGGGAAAG GCTACGGCCCCCCCAGTGGCCTGGGAGCAG GATTTGGGAACGGGAATGGCCTGGGAGCCCAGCCAG GCATTGGAGGGGGTGTGAAACCCCAGAAGCCAG GTTTTGGAGGTGGTGTGAAACCCCAGAAGCCAG CATATGGAAATGGCCTGGTTGCTGGTGCCTTCCCGGGGCTTGGAGCCCAGCCAG GCCCTGCGGCTCAGGGACCAG GAGTTGGAGGGGGCGTGAAACCACAAAAGCCAG GATTTGGCAATGGGAATGGGATGGGAGTTGGAGCCCAGCCAG GATTCGGGAACGGGAATGGGCCGGGAGGCGGCGCCTTCCCAGGAGCAGGAGTGCAACCAG GCCCTGCAACTCAAAATGGCTATGGACCAG GCTTTGGAGGGGGTGTGGCGCCCCAGAAGCCGG GATTCGGGAACGGCAACGGGCTGGCAGCCCAGCCAG GCCCAGCGACCCAGAACGGATATGGAGCAG GCTTTGGTGGGGGCAGGAAGCCTCAGAAGCCAG GATTCAGGAACGGCAACGGGCTGGGAGGCCAGCCAG GCCCCGTGGTTCCCATCAGCTACGGACCAG GCGTTGGTGAAGGCGGGAAGCCCCAGAAGCCAG TTTACAGGAATGGGCTGGGAGCCGGAGTCTTCCCAG GCCTGGGAAGGGGCATGAGCCCTCTGAAGCTAG GATATGCCCCAGGGCCTGGGTTGCAGCTCCCGGCAG CTCTTGGAGGGGGTGTGAAACCTCAGAAGCCAG GATATGGCAATGGAATTGGGGTGGGGGCCCAGCCAG GTCCCTGCAATGGGAGGGTCCCTCCACTGCTGCTCCCCAGGCCTCCCACTTCGGGGGTCCCTTCTGACAAAGGGGGCGGCTGGGGCCCCAAatctcagccccctcccccagtgcaGAATGGCAAGTTCCCAG CCCCGACTCCGGCCATCCAGTGGGGAATGAAACCTCAGAAAGCAG GATACCAGCCCCCGAACGGCTATGGAGCAGGAACAGAACTGG GCTTTGGTGGTGGCCTCAAGCCTCAGAAAGTCG GGTTCGGCTACGGGAATGGTCTGGGAGCTGGGGTCTTCCCTGAGGCCCACCTGCAGCCAG agTTCCCTGGGGCCAATGGCTTTAGGAATG GGTTCGGGGAAGAAGCGCCAGTCTACCCCAAGGCAGCAGCTCCGGGACCTGAAGGAAATG GTCAGGCTGGGACCCTAAGGGGCTCTTCTTGGCTCTCCGTCCAGCCCTGGGTGCTTGCCCTGAAGCCTGGATATGGGGCTGGAGGCGCATATCCAGGGGTCAGGAGCCAGCCAG GCACATATGGACAGCTGAGGCCAGAGCTGGGCCCTGGACCCTTCG GCAGCCCTGAGGTGAAGAGAGGTGGCAGTGGCCTGCTGGGAAATGGCTACGGAG gccACTGTTCTCTTGGAAAATGCTGA
- the LOC102900118 gene encoding glycine-rich cell wall structural protein-like isoform X18 — MGTWAFPVALFLLCLTSESLQGGLPPLSPGLGKGYGPPSGLGAGFGNGNGLGAQPGIGGGVKPQKPGFGNGNGLAAGAFPGAVAQPAQHSYGAPGGGWVAGMPSPATSFSPGFGGGVKPQKPAYGNGLVAGAFPGLGAQPGPAAQGPGVGGGVKPQKPGFGNGNGMGVGAQPGFGNGNGPGGGAFPGAGVQPGPATQNGYGPGFGGGVAPQKPGFGNGNGLAAQPGPATQNGYGAGFGGGRKPQKPGFRNGNGLGGQPGPVVPISYGPGVGEGGKPQKPVYRNGLGAGVFPGLGRGMSPLKLGYAPGPGLQLPAALGGGVKPQKPGYGNGIGVGAQPAPTPAIQWGMKPQKAGYQPPNGYGAGTELGFGYGNGLGAGVFPEAHLQPEFPGANGFRNGFGEEAPVYPKAAAPGPEGNGQAGTLRGSSWLSVQPWVLALKPGYGAGGAYPGVRSQPGTYGQLRPELGPGPFGSPEVKRGGSGLLGNGYGGHCSLGKC, encoded by the exons ATGGGCACCTGGGCCTTCCCCGTGGCGCTTTTCCTGCTCTGCCTGACTTCTGAAAGCCTGCAAGGCG GGCTACCTCCATTGTCTCCAGGCCTAGGGAAAG GCTACGGCCCCCCCAGTGGCCTGGGAGCAG GATTTGGGAACGGGAATGGCCTGGGAGCCCAGCCAG GCATTGGAGGGGGTGTGAAACCCCAGAAGCCAG GGTTTGGGAACGGAAATGGGCTAGCAGCAGGGGCCTTCCCAGGTGCGGTGGCCCAGCCAG CTCAGCACAGCTATGGAGCCCCAGGAGGAGGCTGGGTCGCTGGGATGCCCTCACCTGCCACATCTTTCTCCCCAGGTTTTGGAGGTGGTGTGAAACCCCAGAAGCCAG CATATGGAAATGGCCTGGTTGCTGGTGCCTTCCCGGGGCTTGGAGCCCAGCCAG GCCCTGCGGCTCAGGGACCAG GAGTTGGAGGGGGCGTGAAACCACAAAAGCCAG GATTTGGCAATGGGAATGGGATGGGAGTTGGAGCCCAGCCAG GATTCGGGAACGGGAATGGGCCGGGAGGCGGCGCCTTCCCAGGAGCAGGAGTGCAACCAG GCCCTGCAACTCAAAATGGCTATGGACCAG GCTTTGGAGGGGGTGTGGCGCCCCAGAAGCCGG GATTCGGGAACGGCAACGGGCTGGCAGCCCAGCCAG GCCCAGCGACCCAGAACGGATATGGAGCAG GCTTTGGTGGGGGCAGGAAGCCTCAGAAGCCAG GATTCAGGAACGGCAACGGGCTGGGAGGCCAGCCAG GCCCCGTGGTTCCCATCAGCTACGGACCAG GCGTTGGTGAAGGCGGGAAGCCCCAGAAGCCAG TTTACAGGAATGGGCTGGGAGCCGGAGTCTTCCCAG GCCTGGGAAGGGGCATGAGCCCTCTGAAGCTAG GATATGCCCCAGGGCCTGGGTTGCAGCTCCCGGCAG CTCTTGGAGGGGGTGTGAAACCTCAGAAGCCAG GATATGGCAATGGAATTGGGGTGGGGGCCCAGCCAG CCCCGACTCCGGCCATCCAGTGGGGAATGAAACCTCAGAAAGCAG GATACCAGCCCCCGAACGGCTATGGAGCAGGAACAGAACTGG GGTTCGGCTACGGGAATGGTCTGGGAGCTGGGGTCTTCCCTGAGGCCCACCTGCAGCCAG agTTCCCTGGGGCCAATGGCTTTAGGAATG GGTTCGGGGAAGAAGCGCCAGTCTACCCCAAGGCAGCAGCTCCGGGACCTGAAGGAAATG GTCAGGCTGGGACCCTAAGGGGCTCTTCTTGGCTCTCCGTCCAGCCCTGGGTGCTTGCCCTGAAGCCTGGATATGGGGCTGGAGGCGCATATCCAGGGGTCAGGAGCCAGCCAG GCACATATGGACAGCTGAGGCCAGAGCTGGGCCCTGGACCCTTCG GCAGCCCTGAGGTGAAGAGAGGTGGCAGTGGCCTGCTGGGAAATGGCTACGGAG gccACTGTTCTCTTGGAAAATGCTGA
- the LOC102900118 gene encoding glycine-rich cell wall structural protein-like isoform X19 — MGTWAFPVALFLLCLTSESLQGGLPPLSPGLGKGYGPPSGLGAGFGNGNGLGAQPGFGGGVKPQKPAYGNGLVAGAFPGLGAQPGPAAQGPGVGGGVKPQKPGFGNGNGMGVGAQPGFGNGNGPGGGAFPGAGVQPGPATQNGYGPGFGGGVAPQKPGFGNGNGLAAQPGPATQNGYGAGFGGGRKPQKPGFRNGNGLGGQPGPVVPISYGPGVGEGGKPQKPVYRNGLGAGVFPGLGRGMSPLKLGYAPGPGLQLPAALGGGVKPQKPGYGNGIGVGAQPGPCNGRVPPLLLPRPPTSGVPSDKGGGWGPKSQPPPPVQNGKFPAPTPAIQWGMKPQKAGYQPPNGYGAGTELGFGGGLKPQKVGFGYGNGLGAGVFPEAHLQPEFPGANGFRNGFGEEAPVYPKAAAPGPEGNGQAGTLRGSSWLSVQPWVLALKPGYGAGGAYPGVRSQPGTYGQLRPELGPGPFGSPEVKRGGSGLLGNGYGGHCSLGKC; from the exons ATGGGCACCTGGGCCTTCCCCGTGGCGCTTTTCCTGCTCTGCCTGACTTCTGAAAGCCTGCAAGGCG GGCTACCTCCATTGTCTCCAGGCCTAGGGAAAG GCTACGGCCCCCCCAGTGGCCTGGGAGCAG GATTTGGGAACGGGAATGGCCTGGGAGCCCAGCCAG GTTTTGGAGGTGGTGTGAAACCCCAGAAGCCAG CATATGGAAATGGCCTGGTTGCTGGTGCCTTCCCGGGGCTTGGAGCCCAGCCAG GCCCTGCGGCTCAGGGACCAG GAGTTGGAGGGGGCGTGAAACCACAAAAGCCAG GATTTGGCAATGGGAATGGGATGGGAGTTGGAGCCCAGCCAG GATTCGGGAACGGGAATGGGCCGGGAGGCGGCGCCTTCCCAGGAGCAGGAGTGCAACCAG GCCCTGCAACTCAAAATGGCTATGGACCAG GCTTTGGAGGGGGTGTGGCGCCCCAGAAGCCGG GATTCGGGAACGGCAACGGGCTGGCAGCCCAGCCAG GCCCAGCGACCCAGAACGGATATGGAGCAG GCTTTGGTGGGGGCAGGAAGCCTCAGAAGCCAG GATTCAGGAACGGCAACGGGCTGGGAGGCCAGCCAG GCCCCGTGGTTCCCATCAGCTACGGACCAG GCGTTGGTGAAGGCGGGAAGCCCCAGAAGCCAG TTTACAGGAATGGGCTGGGAGCCGGAGTCTTCCCAG GCCTGGGAAGGGGCATGAGCCCTCTGAAGCTAG GATATGCCCCAGGGCCTGGGTTGCAGCTCCCGGCAG CTCTTGGAGGGGGTGTGAAACCTCAGAAGCCAG GATATGGCAATGGAATTGGGGTGGGGGCCCAGCCAG GTCCCTGCAATGGGAGGGTCCCTCCACTGCTGCTCCCCAGGCCTCCCACTTCGGGGGTCCCTTCTGACAAAGGGGGCGGCTGGGGCCCCAAatctcagccccctcccccagtgcaGAATGGCAAGTTCCCAG CCCCGACTCCGGCCATCCAGTGGGGAATGAAACCTCAGAAAGCAG GATACCAGCCCCCGAACGGCTATGGAGCAGGAACAGAACTGG GCTTTGGTGGTGGCCTCAAGCCTCAGAAAGTCG GGTTCGGCTACGGGAATGGTCTGGGAGCTGGGGTCTTCCCTGAGGCCCACCTGCAGCCAG agTTCCCTGGGGCCAATGGCTTTAGGAATG GGTTCGGGGAAGAAGCGCCAGTCTACCCCAAGGCAGCAGCTCCGGGACCTGAAGGAAATG GTCAGGCTGGGACCCTAAGGGGCTCTTCTTGGCTCTCCGTCCAGCCCTGGGTGCTTGCCCTGAAGCCTGGATATGGGGCTGGAGGCGCATATCCAGGGGTCAGGAGCCAGCCAG GCACATATGGACAGCTGAGGCCAGAGCTGGGCCCTGGACCCTTCG GCAGCCCTGAGGTGAAGAGAGGTGGCAGTGGCCTGCTGGGAAATGGCTACGGAG gccACTGTTCTCTTGGAAAATGCTGA
- the LOC102900118 gene encoding glycine-rich cell wall structural protein-like isoform X21, translated as MGTWAFPVALFLLCLTSESLQGGLPPLSPGLGKGYGPPSGLGAGFGNGNGLGAQPGIGGGVKPQKPAYGNGLVAGAFPGLGAQPGPAAQGPGVGGGVKPQKPGFGNGNGMGVGAQPGFGNGNGPGGGAFPGAGVQPGPATQNGYGPGFGGGVAPQKPGFGNGNGLAAQPGPATQNGYGAGFGGGRKPQKPGFRNGNGLGGQPGPVVPISYGPGVGEGGKPQKPVYRNGLGAGVFPGLGRGMSPLKLGYAPGPGLQLPAALGGGVKPQKPGYGNGIGVGAQPGPCNGRVPPLLLPRPPTSGVPSDKGGGWGPKSQPPPPVQNGKFPAPTPAIQWGMKPQKAGYQPPNGYGAGTELGFGGGLKPQKVGFGYGNGLGAGVFPEAHLQPEFPGANGFRNGFGEEAPVYPKAAAPGPEGNGQAGTLRGSSWLSVQPWVLALKPGYGAGGAYPGVRSQPGTYGQLRPELGPGPFGSPEVKRGGSGLLGNGYGGHCSLGKC; from the exons ATGGGCACCTGGGCCTTCCCCGTGGCGCTTTTCCTGCTCTGCCTGACTTCTGAAAGCCTGCAAGGCG GGCTACCTCCATTGTCTCCAGGCCTAGGGAAAG GCTACGGCCCCCCCAGTGGCCTGGGAGCAG GATTTGGGAACGGGAATGGCCTGGGAGCCCAGCCAG GCATTGGAGGGGGTGTGAAACCCCAGAAGCCAG CATATGGAAATGGCCTGGTTGCTGGTGCCTTCCCGGGGCTTGGAGCCCAGCCAG GCCCTGCGGCTCAGGGACCAG GAGTTGGAGGGGGCGTGAAACCACAAAAGCCAG GATTTGGCAATGGGAATGGGATGGGAGTTGGAGCCCAGCCAG GATTCGGGAACGGGAATGGGCCGGGAGGCGGCGCCTTCCCAGGAGCAGGAGTGCAACCAG GCCCTGCAACTCAAAATGGCTATGGACCAG GCTTTGGAGGGGGTGTGGCGCCCCAGAAGCCGG GATTCGGGAACGGCAACGGGCTGGCAGCCCAGCCAG GCCCAGCGACCCAGAACGGATATGGAGCAG GCTTTGGTGGGGGCAGGAAGCCTCAGAAGCCAG GATTCAGGAACGGCAACGGGCTGGGAGGCCAGCCAG GCCCCGTGGTTCCCATCAGCTACGGACCAG GCGTTGGTGAAGGCGGGAAGCCCCAGAAGCCAG TTTACAGGAATGGGCTGGGAGCCGGAGTCTTCCCAG GCCTGGGAAGGGGCATGAGCCCTCTGAAGCTAG GATATGCCCCAGGGCCTGGGTTGCAGCTCCCGGCAG CTCTTGGAGGGGGTGTGAAACCTCAGAAGCCAG GATATGGCAATGGAATTGGGGTGGGGGCCCAGCCAG GTCCCTGCAATGGGAGGGTCCCTCCACTGCTGCTCCCCAGGCCTCCCACTTCGGGGGTCCCTTCTGACAAAGGGGGCGGCTGGGGCCCCAAatctcagccccctcccccagtgcaGAATGGCAAGTTCCCAG CCCCGACTCCGGCCATCCAGTGGGGAATGAAACCTCAGAAAGCAG GATACCAGCCCCCGAACGGCTATGGAGCAGGAACAGAACTGG GCTTTGGTGGTGGCCTCAAGCCTCAGAAAGTCG GGTTCGGCTACGGGAATGGTCTGGGAGCTGGGGTCTTCCCTGAGGCCCACCTGCAGCCAG agTTCCCTGGGGCCAATGGCTTTAGGAATG GGTTCGGGGAAGAAGCGCCAGTCTACCCCAAGGCAGCAGCTCCGGGACCTGAAGGAAATG GTCAGGCTGGGACCCTAAGGGGCTCTTCTTGGCTCTCCGTCCAGCCCTGGGTGCTTGCCCTGAAGCCTGGATATGGGGCTGGAGGCGCATATCCAGGGGTCAGGAGCCAGCCAG GCACATATGGACAGCTGAGGCCAGAGCTGGGCCCTGGACCCTTCG GCAGCCCTGAGGTGAAGAGAGGTGGCAGTGGCCTGCTGGGAAATGGCTACGGAG gccACTGTTCTCTTGGAAAATGCTGA
- the LOC102900118 gene encoding glycine-rich cell wall structural protein-like isoform X31, translating into MGTWAFPVALFLLCLTSESLQGGLPPLSPGLGKGYGPPSGLGAGFGNGNGLGAQPGIGGGVKPQKPGFGNGNGLAAGAFPGAVAQPAQHSYGAPGGGWVAGMPSPATSFSPGFGGGVKPQKPAYGNGLVAGAFPGLGAQPGPAAQGPGVGGGVKPQKPGFGNGNGMGVGAQPGFGNGNGPGGGAFPGAGVQPGPATQNGYGPGFGGGVAPQKPGFGNGNGLAAQPGPATQNGYGAGFGGGRKPQKPGYGNGIGVGAQPAPTPAIQWGMKPQKAGYQPPNGYGAGTELGFGGGLKPQKVGFGYGNGLGAGVFPEAHLQPEFPGANGFRNGFGEEAPVYPKAAAPGPEGNGQAGTLRGSSWLSVQPWVLALKPGYGAGGAYPGVRSQPGTYGQLRPELGPGPFGSPEVKRGGSGLLGNGYGGHCSLGKC; encoded by the exons ATGGGCACCTGGGCCTTCCCCGTGGCGCTTTTCCTGCTCTGCCTGACTTCTGAAAGCCTGCAAGGCG GGCTACCTCCATTGTCTCCAGGCCTAGGGAAAG GCTACGGCCCCCCCAGTGGCCTGGGAGCAG GATTTGGGAACGGGAATGGCCTGGGAGCCCAGCCAG GCATTGGAGGGGGTGTGAAACCCCAGAAGCCAG GGTTTGGGAACGGAAATGGGCTAGCAGCAGGGGCCTTCCCAGGTGCGGTGGCCCAGCCAG CTCAGCACAGCTATGGAGCCCCAGGAGGAGGCTGGGTCGCTGGGATGCCCTCACCTGCCACATCTTTCTCCCCAGGTTTTGGAGGTGGTGTGAAACCCCAGAAGCCAG CATATGGAAATGGCCTGGTTGCTGGTGCCTTCCCGGGGCTTGGAGCCCAGCCAG GCCCTGCGGCTCAGGGACCAG GAGTTGGAGGGGGCGTGAAACCACAAAAGCCAG GATTTGGCAATGGGAATGGGATGGGAGTTGGAGCCCAGCCAG GATTCGGGAACGGGAATGGGCCGGGAGGCGGCGCCTTCCCAGGAGCAGGAGTGCAACCAG GCCCTGCAACTCAAAATGGCTATGGACCAG GCTTTGGAGGGGGTGTGGCGCCCCAGAAGCCGG GATTCGGGAACGGCAACGGGCTGGCAGCCCAGCCAG GCCCAGCGACCCAGAACGGATATGGAGCAG GCTTTGGTGGGGGCAGGAAGCCTCAGAAGCCAG GATATGGCAATGGAATTGGGGTGGGGGCCCAGCCAG CCCCGACTCCGGCCATCCAGTGGGGAATGAAACCTCAGAAAGCAG GATACCAGCCCCCGAACGGCTATGGAGCAGGAACAGAACTGG GCTTTGGTGGTGGCCTCAAGCCTCAGAAAGTCG GGTTCGGCTACGGGAATGGTCTGGGAGCTGGGGTCTTCCCTGAGGCCCACCTGCAGCCAG agTTCCCTGGGGCCAATGGCTTTAGGAATG GGTTCGGGGAAGAAGCGCCAGTCTACCCCAAGGCAGCAGCTCCGGGACCTGAAGGAAATG GTCAGGCTGGGACCCTAAGGGGCTCTTCTTGGCTCTCCGTCCAGCCCTGGGTGCTTGCCCTGAAGCCTGGATATGGGGCTGGAGGCGCATATCCAGGGGTCAGGAGCCAGCCAG GCACATATGGACAGCTGAGGCCAGAGCTGGGCCCTGGACCCTTCG GCAGCCCTGAGGTGAAGAGAGGTGGCAGTGGCCTGCTGGGAAATGGCTACGGAG gccACTGTTCTCTTGGAAAATGCTGA
- the LOC102900118 gene encoding glycine-rich cell wall structural protein-like isoform X26, with protein MGTWAFPVALFLLCLTSESLQGGFGNGNGLGAQPGFGGGVKPQKPAYGNGLVAGAFPGLGAQPGPAAQGPGVGGGVKPQKPGFGNGNGMGVGAQPGFGNGNGPGGGAFPGAGVQPGPATQNGYGPGFGGGVAPQKPGFGNGNGLAAQPGPATQNGYGAGFGGGRKPQKPGFRNGNGLGGQPGPVVPISYGPGVGEGGKPQKPVYRNGLGAGVFPGLGRGMSPLKLGYAPGPGLQLPAALGGGVKPQKPGYGNGIGVGAQPGPCNGRVPPLLLPRPPTSGVPSDKGGGWGPKSQPPPPVQNGKFPAPTPAIQWGMKPQKAGYQPPNGYGAGTELGFGGGLKPQKVGFGYGNGLGAGVFPEAHLQPEFPGANGFRNGFGEEAPVYPKAAAPGPEGNGQAGTLRGSSWLSVQPWVLALKPGYGAGGAYPGVRSQPGTYGQLRPELGPGPFGSPEVKRGGSGLLGNGYGGHCSLGKC; from the exons ATGGGCACCTGGGCCTTCCCCGTGGCGCTTTTCCTGCTCTGCCTGACTTCTGAAAGCCTGCAAGGCG GATTTGGGAACGGGAATGGCCTGGGAGCCCAGCCAG GTTTTGGAGGTGGTGTGAAACCCCAGAAGCCAG CATATGGAAATGGCCTGGTTGCTGGTGCCTTCCCGGGGCTTGGAGCCCAGCCAG GCCCTGCGGCTCAGGGACCAG GAGTTGGAGGGGGCGTGAAACCACAAAAGCCAG GATTTGGCAATGGGAATGGGATGGGAGTTGGAGCCCAGCCAG GATTCGGGAACGGGAATGGGCCGGGAGGCGGCGCCTTCCCAGGAGCAGGAGTGCAACCAG GCCCTGCAACTCAAAATGGCTATGGACCAG GCTTTGGAGGGGGTGTGGCGCCCCAGAAGCCGG GATTCGGGAACGGCAACGGGCTGGCAGCCCAGCCAG GCCCAGCGACCCAGAACGGATATGGAGCAG GCTTTGGTGGGGGCAGGAAGCCTCAGAAGCCAG GATTCAGGAACGGCAACGGGCTGGGAGGCCAGCCAG GCCCCGTGGTTCCCATCAGCTACGGACCAG GCGTTGGTGAAGGCGGGAAGCCCCAGAAGCCAG TTTACAGGAATGGGCTGGGAGCCGGAGTCTTCCCAG GCCTGGGAAGGGGCATGAGCCCTCTGAAGCTAG GATATGCCCCAGGGCCTGGGTTGCAGCTCCCGGCAG CTCTTGGAGGGGGTGTGAAACCTCAGAAGCCAG GATATGGCAATGGAATTGGGGTGGGGGCCCAGCCAG GTCCCTGCAATGGGAGGGTCCCTCCACTGCTGCTCCCCAGGCCTCCCACTTCGGGGGTCCCTTCTGACAAAGGGGGCGGCTGGGGCCCCAAatctcagccccctcccccagtgcaGAATGGCAAGTTCCCAG CCCCGACTCCGGCCATCCAGTGGGGAATGAAACCTCAGAAAGCAG GATACCAGCCCCCGAACGGCTATGGAGCAGGAACAGAACTGG GCTTTGGTGGTGGCCTCAAGCCTCAGAAAGTCG GGTTCGGCTACGGGAATGGTCTGGGAGCTGGGGTCTTCCCTGAGGCCCACCTGCAGCCAG agTTCCCTGGGGCCAATGGCTTTAGGAATG GGTTCGGGGAAGAAGCGCCAGTCTACCCCAAGGCAGCAGCTCCGGGACCTGAAGGAAATG GTCAGGCTGGGACCCTAAGGGGCTCTTCTTGGCTCTCCGTCCAGCCCTGGGTGCTTGCCCTGAAGCCTGGATATGGGGCTGGAGGCGCATATCCAGGGGTCAGGAGCCAGCCAG GCACATATGGACAGCTGAGGCCAGAGCTGGGCCCTGGACCCTTCG GCAGCCCTGAGGTGAAGAGAGGTGGCAGTGGCCTGCTGGGAAATGGCTACGGAG gccACTGTTCTCTTGGAAAATGCTGA